From a single Alkalihalophilus pseudofirmus genomic region:
- a CDS encoding histidine phosphatase family protein, translating into MRSFLEMIQEGGCILYARHGEATIGVDQPNWLVEACSTQRNLSTTGRRQAVAYGEVLRNLQIPISFPVIASPFCRTIETALLAFGSANVEVDPLWTEVYQLSDSPSSGEIEQVLNKVTLNLESKPAAGTNQVIIAHSFPEGAGLGRIPNMGTVIINPLGRGKGYEL; encoded by the coding sequence ATGAGATCATTCCTTGAAATGATTCAAGAAGGGGGCTGTATCTTATATGCTAGACACGGGGAAGCAACAATTGGCGTGGATCAGCCAAATTGGTTGGTTGAAGCCTGTTCTACTCAAAGAAATTTATCTACTACTGGGAGAAGGCAAGCCGTTGCTTATGGAGAAGTATTACGGAACTTGCAAATACCAATTTCCTTCCCGGTCATCGCCAGTCCCTTTTGTAGAACGATAGAAACAGCACTGCTTGCTTTTGGAAGCGCGAATGTCGAAGTAGATCCTTTATGGACCGAGGTGTATCAACTTAGTGACAGCCCGTCTAGTGGAGAGATAGAGCAAGTGTTAAATAAGGTCACGTTAAATTTAGAATCTAAGCCTGCTGCAGGGACAAATCAAGTAATCATAGCTCATAGCTTTCCAGAAGGAGCAGGGCTAGGAAGAATTCCGAACATGGGGACAGTGATTATCAACCCTCTAGGAAGAGGTAAAGGGTATGAACTGTAG
- a CDS encoding DUF3231 family protein — translation MCAFPSRKHVKDLSPTEVSNIWSSYLKNSMEHQFFRYFFMTADDKETKQIIKKMLLHSQKNMKQLKKTFSDYKVTLPIGFTEKDMNVHAGKLFGDSFILYFCQDITLLSMTTYSSALSDCENTDVRDHFQKCMQFTCEIQNDIVKVLVRKGLYIESPQVALDSKVEFVESKTYLTERLSEHRPLNVAEIANLTRITHRAQFSKMVMTAFGQTTSTKELKKHFQKGQKGLQYAIDQLNEIFTKENIPLAASGHYKINPVQTSPFSDKLMLFFVNTCLGMYCFVMITQAMNSSLRTDLFIKLTKVSLGFRKYYGEGLFLMIENQWLEEPPQAVDRKVST, via the coding sequence ATGTGTGCGTTTCCTAGTCGAAAGCATGTAAAAGATTTATCACCTACTGAAGTGTCTAATATCTGGTCTTCCTATTTGAAAAATAGTATGGAACATCAGTTTTTTCGTTATTTCTTCATGACTGCAGATGATAAAGAAACCAAACAAATCATTAAAAAGATGCTTCTTCATTCTCAAAAAAATATGAAGCAGCTTAAGAAAACCTTTAGTGACTATAAAGTAACCCTCCCTATCGGCTTTACCGAAAAAGATATGAATGTTCATGCTGGCAAGCTATTCGGTGATTCGTTTATATTGTACTTTTGCCAGGACATCACATTATTATCGATGACCACCTATTCAAGTGCATTATCTGACTGTGAAAATACTGACGTTCGCGATCATTTTCAAAAGTGTATGCAGTTTACGTGTGAGATACAAAATGACATTGTGAAAGTATTAGTAAGAAAAGGTCTCTACATAGAGTCTCCTCAAGTGGCACTCGATTCTAAAGTGGAGTTTGTGGAGAGTAAAACATACCTTACAGAACGGCTAAGTGAACACAGACCATTAAATGTCGCGGAAATCGCTAATCTAACAAGGATTACACACCGTGCACAATTTTCCAAAATGGTGATGACAGCCTTTGGGCAAACAACTTCTACAAAAGAGCTGAAAAAACATTTTCAAAAAGGGCAAAAAGGCTTGCAATATGCGATAGATCAGCTAAATGAGATTTTCACGAAAGAAAATATTCCTTTGGCTGCATCTGGTCATTATAAGATTAACCCAGTACAAACCTCTCCTTTTTCAGACAAGCTGATGTTGTTCTTTGTGAATACTTGTCTTGGAATGTACTGTTTTGTGATGATCACCCAAGCTATGAATTCCAGCTTACGGACAGATCTGTTTATCAAACTCACAAAAGTATCTCTTGGGTTTAGAAAGTATTACGGGGAAGGTTTATTTTTGATGATTGAAAATCAGTGGCTAGAAGAACCTCCTCAAGCGGTTGATCGGAAGGTCTCTACATAA
- the mqo gene encoding malate dehydrogenase (quinone), producing the protein MSSIRRETDVILIGAGVMSATLGSMLRELAPELEIKVFEKLAKAGEESSNEWNNAGTGHAALCELNYTSEKPDGSIDVDKAIKINEQFHLSRQFWAYLVNQQLIRNPEEFIMPIPHISLVQGENNVAFLRNRLEALSKHPLFKGMEFSEDPAKLKEWVPLIMEGRKENEPIAATKIDSGTDVNFGALTRMLFDHLQKQNVETKYKHTVEDFKRMDDGRWEVKIQDDSTGNIEYHIAKFVFIGAGGGSLPLLQKTGIPESKHIGGFPVSGLFMVCKNPKVVERHHAKVYGKAKVGAPPMSVPHLDTRYIDNKKSLLFGPFAGFSPKFLKTGSNLDLIGSVKPNNVLTMLAAGMKEMSLTKYLIQQVMLSNEQRMDELREFMPNAKSEDWEVVVAGQRVQVIKDTEAGMGTLQFGTEVVSASDGSVAALLGASPGASTAVHVMIEVFQKCFPERMNEWEPKLKEMLPTYGVSPEVNPELFDQVHASTSQILGLGVEEPVFA; encoded by the coding sequence ATGAGCAGCATTCGGAGAGAAACAGATGTGATCTTAATTGGTGCAGGAGTTATGAGCGCGACTTTGGGTTCAATGTTAAGAGAGTTAGCGCCGGAGTTGGAAATCAAAGTATTTGAGAAGCTGGCAAAGGCAGGAGAAGAAAGCTCGAATGAATGGAATAATGCAGGGACGGGTCATGCGGCGTTATGTGAACTTAACTATACGTCTGAGAAACCTGATGGATCCATTGATGTAGACAAAGCAATCAAAATTAATGAACAGTTTCACCTTTCAAGACAATTTTGGGCATATCTTGTAAACCAGCAGTTAATCCGTAACCCAGAAGAGTTTATTATGCCAATTCCTCATATCAGCTTAGTTCAAGGGGAAAATAATGTAGCGTTCCTTAGAAATCGTTTGGAAGCGCTATCAAAACACCCGCTGTTTAAAGGGATGGAATTCTCAGAGGATCCAGCGAAATTGAAGGAATGGGTTCCGCTCATTATGGAAGGGCGCAAAGAGAATGAACCGATCGCGGCAACGAAAATTGATTCTGGAACAGATGTTAATTTCGGTGCCTTAACACGGATGTTATTTGATCACTTACAAAAACAAAATGTAGAAACTAAATATAAACATACTGTTGAAGACTTTAAGCGTATGGATGACGGTAGATGGGAAGTTAAGATTCAGGATGATTCGACTGGAAACATTGAGTATCACATTGCTAAATTTGTTTTCATCGGTGCGGGCGGAGGCAGTCTCCCTCTTCTTCAAAAGACAGGTATTCCTGAATCCAAGCATATTGGAGGATTTCCTGTAAGCGGATTATTTATGGTCTGTAAGAATCCAAAAGTTGTAGAGAGGCACCATGCCAAAGTATACGGTAAAGCAAAAGTCGGGGCTCCTCCGATGTCTGTTCCGCATCTGGATACGAGATATATTGATAATAAAAAATCGCTGTTGTTTGGACCGTTTGCCGGGTTCTCGCCGAAATTTTTGAAAACAGGTTCAAACCTTGATTTAATTGGTTCTGTCAAACCTAATAATGTATTGACGATGCTTGCTGCAGGTATGAAAGAGATGTCATTAACAAAATATCTTATTCAGCAAGTGATGTTATCAAATGAACAGCGTATGGATGAACTGCGCGAATTTATGCCAAACGCCAAGAGTGAAGATTGGGAAGTAGTAGTTGCAGGACAGCGTGTGCAGGTAATTAAAGATACAGAGGCTGGCATGGGAACGCTGCAATTTGGAACAGAAGTAGTGAGTGCATCTGATGGCTCAGTGGCAGCATTACTAGGAGCCTCACCAGGCGCTTCTACAGCTGTTCACGTCATGATTGAAGTATTCCAAAAATGTTTCCCAGAGCGCATGAACGAATGGGAGCCAAAACTTAAAGAGATGCTTCCAACGTACGGAGTGTCACCAGAAGTGAACCCAGAGCTTTTTGACCAGGTTCATGCTTCTACTTCTCAAATCCTTGGTTTGGGTGTAGAAGAGCCGGTATTTGCATAA